The nucleotide window TTATATCATTTCTAAAGCTGTACTGATCGTTCATGAAGATAATAATGAAATAAAAACACTCGATGATTTGGACGGCAAAAAAGTCGGTCAGTCGCTGGACAGCAATTATCGTAAAATTGCTGAGGAACATGGCGCAACCAACACAGTCGTGGAAGGCTTCAATCAGTCCATCGACCTGATTACATCAGGCAGGATCGATGCAACCATTAATGACAGTCTTTCTTATCTTGATCTTAAGAAGCAGCGCCCTGAGCTTCCAGTAAAAACTGTTTATGAAGAAAAAGACGCAACAAGCAATGCTTTCCTTTTTCGCAAAGGCAGCGATGAACTTGTCGAGGCAGTGAACGGAGCTCTTGCAGAAATGAAAGAAGACGGAACATACCTCGAAATCTCTAAAAAATGGTTCAACTCCGACGTATCGAAATAAAGGATATGATATAAATGTTTGATGAACGTGCAGAACGAATAATAGGAATCCTCGTTGATTCCTTTTTTCCTATTTTAAAAGCCGGGATCTATTTTACAATCCCTCTCACACTAATTACTTTTGTACTCGGATTAATTCTTGCATTTTTTGTTGCGCTTGCGCGTCTTTCCAACATTAAAGTGCTAGTGGCCGTCTCTAGGTTCTATGTTTGGATTTTCAGGGGTACCCCATTGCTTGTGCAGATTTTCATTCTGTTCTTCGGGCTGCCGAGTTTGGGGATCACTCTAGATCCCTTCCCGGCAGCTGTCATTGCCTTCACCTTGAATAAAGGGGCATACAGCTCTGAAATTATCCGTGCGGCAATTCTTTCAATTCCTAAAGGACAATGGGAGGCAGCTTCTTCCATAGGTATGACCAGAAGCCAGGCAATGAGACGAATCATCGTTCCACAGGCGGTCAGGGTATCACTTCCGCCACTTGGGAACTCCTTTATCAGCCTGGTTAAGGATACGTCCCTGGCAGCAACCATCACCGTGACCGAAATGTTTCAAAAAGGACAGCAAATTGCGGCAGCTACCTATGAGCCGCTGTGGCTATACATTGAAGTTGCATTTATTTATCTGATTTTCAGCACAGCCCTTTCTTATTTCCAGAACAGGCTAGAAGAACGTTTTGGAAGAAGTGTAGCAAAATGATGGAGGTGCCTGAATGATAAAGATTGAAAACCTGCATAAAAAGTTTGGTGAACTGGAAGTATTAACTGGAA belongs to Mesobacillus subterraneus and includes:
- a CDS encoding amino acid ABC transporter substrate-binding protein, whose amino-acid sequence is MSLAACGNSSSDDKDTAKDQSLYDQIKDKGEITIGTEGTYAPFTYHDKEGKLTGFDIEIAEEVFKRLDIKPKFVETKWDGMIAGLDAKRYDMVANEVAIREERLEKYDMSEPYIISKAVLIVHEDNNEIKTLDDLDGKKVGQSLDSNYRKIAEEHGATNTVVEGFNQSIDLITSGRIDATINDSLSYLDLKKQRPELPVKTVYEEKDATSNAFLFRKGSDELVEAVNGALAEMKEDGTYLEISKKWFNSDVSK
- a CDS encoding amino acid ABC transporter permease, which codes for MFDERAERIIGILVDSFFPILKAGIYFTIPLTLITFVLGLILAFFVALARLSNIKVLVAVSRFYVWIFRGTPLLVQIFILFFGLPSLGITLDPFPAAVIAFTLNKGAYSSEIIRAAILSIPKGQWEAASSIGMTRSQAMRRIIVPQAVRVSLPPLGNSFISLVKDTSLAATITVTEMFQKGQQIAAATYEPLWLYIEVAFIYLIFSTALSYFQNRLEERFGRSVAK